A genomic segment from Actinomycetota bacterium encodes:
- the glpK gene encoding glycerol kinase GlpK, with protein MIVLAIDQGTTGTKCMCFDRDQKPLSSSSLEFTQHFPRPGWVEHDAEEIWECTREAARRALREAGAAPRDVAAVGITNQRETTVIWERETGKPVRRAIVWQCRRSADICRRFREKGLGDTFHRKTGLVLDPYFSGSKLTWVMENEPDVARRAEAGELCFGTIDSWLLFRLTGGRVHATDVSNASRTLLFNIHDLAWDEELARACGVPASMLPEVRGSSGVFGETDPDAFLGIGAPVAGIAGDQQAALFGQACFRPGMTKNTYGTGSFVLMNIGGEPRLSGKGMLTTVAWSIGGEVTYALEGSIFITGAAVNWLRDGLGIISEVSEVDELAASVEDTGGVYFVPAFVGLGAPYWDPRARALLIGMTRGTGRAHVARAVIESMALQTADVVEAMAEETGVTLKELRVDGGASVMDMLLQYQADLLGVPVRRPVVSETTSLGAALLAGLAVGIWKDLEEIEERWRVDREALPDPAAAERVRAMRRDWKRAVERSLGWALEEGVEGESC; from the coding sequence CTGGCCATCGACCAGGGGACCACCGGGACCAAGTGCATGTGCTTCGACCGCGACCAGAAGCCCCTTTCCAGCTCCTCCCTCGAGTTCACGCAGCACTTCCCCCGCCCCGGGTGGGTGGAGCACGACGCCGAGGAGATCTGGGAATGCACGCGTGAGGCGGCGCGGCGGGCGCTGCGGGAGGCCGGCGCCGCGCCGCGGGACGTGGCCGCCGTCGGCATCACCAACCAGAGGGAGACCACCGTCATCTGGGAGCGCGAGACGGGAAAGCCGGTGCGCAGGGCTATAGTCTGGCAGTGTAGGCGCAGCGCCGACATCTGCCGCCGTTTCCGGGAGAAGGGCCTGGGCGACACCTTCCACCGCAAGACGGGCCTGGTCCTCGATCCCTACTTCTCGGGGAGCAAGCTGACCTGGGTCATGGAGAACGAGCCCGACGTCGCGCGCCGCGCGGAGGCCGGGGAACTGTGCTTCGGTACCATCGATTCCTGGCTGCTCTTCCGTCTCACCGGGGGGCGCGTACATGCCACCGACGTCTCCAACGCCAGCCGCACCCTGCTCTTCAACATCCACGACCTCGCCTGGGACGAGGAACTGGCGCGGGCGTGCGGCGTGCCCGCCTCCATGCTGCCCGAGGTGAGGGGATCGAGCGGCGTCTTCGGGGAGACGGACCCGGACGCCTTCCTGGGCATCGGTGCCCCGGTGGCGGGCATCGCCGGGGACCAGCAGGCGGCCCTCTTCGGCCAGGCGTGCTTCCGCCCCGGCATGACCAAGAACACCTACGGCACGGGGAGTTTCGTGCTCATGAACATCGGAGGCGAGCCGCGCCTCTCCGGGAAGGGAATGCTGACCACCGTGGCCTGGAGCATCGGAGGGGAGGTGACCTACGCCCTGGAGGGCTCCATCTTCATCACCGGCGCGGCGGTGAACTGGCTGCGCGACGGGCTGGGCATCATCTCCGAGGTCTCCGAGGTGGACGAGTTGGCCGCCTCCGTGGAGGACACGGGCGGCGTGTACTTCGTCCCCGCCTTCGTGGGCCTGGGCGCGCCCTACTGGGACCCCCGGGCACGGGCCCTGCTCATCGGCATGACCCGCGGCACCGGCCGCGCGCACGTGGCGCGCGCGGTGATAGAGTCCATGGCCCTGCAGACGGCGGACGTGGTGGAGGCCATGGCGGAAGAGACGGGGGTCACCCTCAAGGAACTGCGGGTGGACGGCGGCGCCAGCGTCATGGACATGCTCCTGCAGTACCAGGCCGACCTCCTGGGGGTTCCCGTGCGCCGCCCCGTCGTCTCCGAGACGACCTCGCTGGGCGCCGCGCTGCTGGCCGGGCTGGCGGTGGGGATATGGAAAGACCTGGAAGAGATAGAGGAGCGCTGGCGGGTGGACCGCGAGGCGCTTCCCGACCCCGCCGCGGCGGAAAGGGTGCGCGCCATGCGGCGCGACTGGAAGCGCGCGGTGGAGCGCAGCCTGGGCTGGGCGCTGGAGGAAGGGGTCGAGGGAGAAAGCTGCTGA
- a CDS encoding alpha/beta fold hydrolase: protein MAEEVWEDARPFFFEGGKTGVLVVHGFTGCTQSMRPLGEGLAEAGFTVAGPRLPGHGTSVEDMGRRTWEEWTGEAEKALRDLKGRCEKVFVTGLSMGGTITCWLGEKYAAEVAGLMPINAAVARLNPLLPLTPVAKYFLKTIPGVGSDIKDPSVKESCYDKVPVRAAAELYELMRITRRDLPRITAPILIFTSREDHVVPPTNGPYLLEHVSSTDKELVWLENSYHVATLDHDRELIIRRCVEFIRRLS, encoded by the coding sequence ATGGCGGAGGAAGTTTGGGAGGACGCGCGACCGTTCTTCTTCGAAGGAGGGAAGACGGGGGTGCTGGTGGTGCATGGCTTCACGGGCTGCACCCAGAGCATGCGACCCCTGGGGGAGGGACTGGCCGAGGCGGGGTTCACCGTTGCGGGTCCCCGCCTTCCCGGGCACGGCACCTCCGTGGAGGACATGGGCCGCCGCACATGGGAGGAATGGACCGGCGAGGCCGAGAAGGCCCTGCGGGACCTCAAGGGCCGCTGCGAGAAGGTCTTCGTCACCGGGCTCTCCATGGGGGGGACCATAACCTGCTGGCTGGGCGAGAAATACGCGGCGGAGGTGGCCGGCCTCATGCCCATCAACGCGGCGGTGGCCAGGCTCAATCCCCTGCTGCCCCTGACCCCGGTAGCCAAGTATTTCCTGAAAACCATCCCCGGGGTGGGGAGCGACATCAAGGACCCCTCGGTGAAGGAATCGTGTTACGACAAGGTGCCCGTGCGCGCCGCCGCCGAGCTCTACGAGCTCATGAGGATCACCAGGCGCGACCTGCCGCGCATCACCGCCCCCATACTGATCTTCACCTCCCGGGAGGACCACGTGGTGCCGCCTACCAACGGCCCCTACCTGCTGGAGCACGTGAGCTCCACGGACAAGGAGCTGGTGTGGCTGGAGAACTCCTACCACGTGGCCACCCTGGATCACGACAGGGAGCTCATCATCAGGCGTTGCGTGGAGTTTATCAGGCGCCTCTCCTGA